The Streptomyces sp. DH-12 genome has a window encoding:
- a CDS encoding stealth family protein, whose protein sequence is MAPGSRPIRKLARRGLGVGRKVRDRASAARLDRQRQAVLGPDAGVRQASFHDQPLWGRVVDSFTAAGAAADNLGLVADALERAGISYFVVPGVSRTAWALGVRESDREAFLASMRELYAGTVVFAARPRPGGVSDFSLFADEVWPKSLSSAPVMRFGVVRLGPAGQVLGGPQLGCDVEFWRDGAELLAGPQAEAELARVSPQASADVLADSLVAPRRNRVADVLPTAEQQPAKVTVAGRVHPTFAPFTVTTVEDVTFPIDVVYTWVDGQDPELRAKRQKYRSEGDVGIAAREVGESRYTSHDELKYSLRSLEMYAGFVRHVYIVTDGQTPEWLDPDAPGVTVVDHKDIFPEGVLPVFNSHAIETRLHHIPGLSDHYLYFNDDVFVGRSVTPQHFFHANGIARLPFSSYQIGAGAPHPQASAPNSAGRNVRRLLEEAYGVSITHKFLHTPHPQRRDVLNDLERDFPDAIGRTMRSRFRSIEDVAPATSFHHHLALLTGRAVPGKFTYRYVDVGKAHLEERVESLKARRGYDFFCLNDVDTAPERREYVRSYVRDFLEWYFPYPSSFERA, encoded by the coding sequence ATGGCACCGGGGTCGCGGCCGATCCGGAAGCTCGCGCGCAGGGGACTCGGCGTCGGACGGAAGGTGCGCGACCGGGCGTCGGCCGCGCGCCTGGACCGGCAGCGGCAGGCCGTGCTCGGCCCGGACGCGGGTGTGCGTCAGGCGTCGTTCCACGATCAGCCGTTGTGGGGGCGGGTGGTCGACTCGTTCACGGCGGCGGGTGCGGCGGCGGACAATCTGGGGCTGGTGGCGGACGCTCTGGAGCGTGCGGGGATCTCGTACTTCGTGGTGCCGGGTGTGTCGCGTACGGCGTGGGCGCTGGGGGTGCGTGAGTCGGATCGTGAGGCGTTCCTGGCGTCGATGCGGGAGTTGTACGCGGGGACGGTGGTGTTCGCGGCGCGTCCTCGTCCGGGTGGGGTGTCGGACTTCTCGTTGTTCGCGGACGAGGTGTGGCCGAAGTCGTTGTCGTCGGCTCCGGTGATGCGGTTCGGTGTGGTGCGTCTGGGTCCTGCGGGTCAGGTTCTGGGTGGTCCGCAGCTGGGCTGTGACGTGGAGTTCTGGCGGGACGGTGCGGAGCTGCTGGCGGGTCCGCAGGCGGAGGCGGAGCTGGCGCGTGTGTCGCCGCAGGCCTCGGCCGATGTGCTGGCCGACTCCCTCGTCGCCCCCCGGCGCAACCGCGTCGCCGACGTGCTGCCGACCGCGGAGCAGCAGCCCGCGAAGGTCACGGTCGCCGGACGGGTCCACCCCACCTTCGCGCCGTTCACGGTGACCACGGTGGAGGACGTGACGTTCCCCATCGACGTCGTCTACACCTGGGTCGACGGCCAGGATCCCGAGCTGCGCGCCAAACGCCAGAAGTACAGGAGCGAGGGGGACGTCGGCATCGCGGCCCGCGAGGTGGGCGAGTCCCGGTACACCAGCCACGACGAGCTGAAGTACTCGCTGCGGTCGCTGGAGATGTACGCCGGCTTCGTGCGGCACGTGTACATCGTCACCGACGGCCAGACCCCCGAGTGGCTGGACCCGGACGCGCCGGGTGTCACCGTGGTGGACCACAAGGACATCTTCCCCGAGGGCGTCCTGCCGGTGTTCAACTCGCACGCGATCGAGACGCGGCTGCACCACATCCCGGGCCTGTCGGACCACTACCTGTACTTCAACGACGACGTGTTCGTCGGCCGCAGCGTCACCCCGCAGCACTTCTTCCACGCCAACGGCATCGCCCGCCTGCCCTTCTCCTCGTACCAGATCGGCGCCGGCGCCCCGCACCCGCAGGCCTCCGCCCCCAACTCGGCCGGGCGGAACGTGCGCCGGCTGCTGGAGGAGGCCTACGGGGTGTCCATCACCCACAAGTTCCTGCACACCCCGCACCCGCAGCGCCGGGACGTGCTGAACGACCTGGAGCGGGACTTCCCGGACGCGATCGGGCGGACCATGCGGTCGCGGTTCCGGTCCATCGAGGACGTGGCGCCGGCCACCTCCTTCCACCACCACCTGGCGCTGCTCACCGGCCGCGCCGTCCCGGGGAAGTTCACGTACCGCTACGTCGACGTCGGCAAGGCCCACCTGGAGGAGCGGGTCGAGTCCCTCAAGGCGCGGCGCGGCTACGACTTCTTCTGCCTGAACGACGTGGACACCGCCCCCGAGCGGCGGGAGTACGTGCGTTCCTACGTCCGCGACTTCCTGGAGTGGTACTTCCCGTACCCGAGCTCCTTCGAGCGCGCCTGA
- a CDS encoding phosphodiester glycosidase family protein, with protein sequence MVNVPSLQASSAAKQGENALPLGPAGLKETRTTRTVQPGVTLTRIVRGAKDPALRWTVEVAVPGGDTSPDPDAPLTVLKDRPSATEWAADLELDGFRARAEQVTTPKAADYAGGTLGWRVRVGSFDSQSAATSERARLKAAGYAGTVVYTGWDGDVAAGGPWRVDVLTIDPSRFRGSLRASYGPDLENSETTSELADEAGAVAAVNAGFFVFDPDAGAPGDPAGTGVYDGRLLSEPVSGRPSLVVHDDGRRTEITRYTWEGRVVGGDASLRLSGLNRVPGLIRNCGGSVDDAPTSRPLHDVTCTNADELVAFTPDYGQRTPEGEGLEAVLDAQDRVVELRSPRGGPLPSGGSSIQATGRRVGELSGLAGIGENLSLRTALLDPRGRRVSPSPGTDVLNAGPELVRDGRLHITPAADGMVRRDDPSFYYGWAHKRNPRTLAGVDAAGRTVLVTAHGRSTDALGLSIGESAEVAKTLGLRDAVSLDGGGSTTMVVDGAVLTAPSDPTDERPVGDALLILPRRD encoded by the coding sequence ATGGTGAACGTGCCGTCCCTGCAGGCGTCCTCGGCCGCGAAGCAGGGGGAGAACGCCCTGCCGCTGGGCCCCGCCGGTCTGAAGGAGACCCGCACCACGCGGACCGTGCAGCCCGGCGTCACCCTCACCCGCATCGTCCGCGGTGCCAAGGACCCGGCGCTTCGCTGGACGGTCGAGGTCGCCGTTCCGGGAGGTGACACCTCACCCGACCCCGACGCGCCGCTGACCGTCCTGAAGGACCGGCCGAGCGCCACCGAGTGGGCGGCCGACCTGGAGCTGGACGGTTTCCGGGCCCGGGCCGAGCAGGTGACAACACCGAAGGCGGCCGATTACGCCGGAGGCACACTGGGATGGCGGGTCCGCGTCGGATCGTTCGACTCGCAGTCCGCCGCGACGTCCGAGCGTGCACGGCTGAAGGCAGCCGGGTACGCGGGGACCGTCGTGTACACGGGCTGGGACGGTGACGTCGCGGCCGGAGGCCCGTGGCGCGTCGACGTGCTCACCATCGACCCGAGCCGGTTCCGCGGGAGTCTCCGGGCGTCGTACGGCCCGGACCTGGAGAACAGCGAGACGACCAGCGAGCTGGCGGACGAGGCCGGTGCCGTCGCGGCGGTCAACGCCGGGTTCTTCGTCTTCGATCCCGACGCGGGCGCGCCCGGGGATCCCGCCGGCACGGGCGTGTACGACGGGCGCCTGCTGAGTGAGCCGGTGAGCGGGCGTCCCAGTCTGGTGGTCCACGACGACGGGCGGCGGACGGAGATCACCCGGTACACGTGGGAGGGACGTGTCGTCGGAGGGGACGCCTCGCTGCGTCTGAGCGGCCTCAACCGGGTGCCGGGTCTGATCCGGAACTGCGGCGGATCCGTGGACGACGCCCCGACCTCCCGGCCGCTGCACGACGTGACCTGCACCAACGCCGACGAACTCGTCGCCTTCACGCCCGACTACGGGCAGCGCACCCCGGAGGGCGAAGGGCTCGAGGCCGTGCTGGACGCCCAGGACCGGGTCGTCGAACTGCGCTCACCGCGCGGCGGACCGCTCCCGTCGGGGGGCAGCTCGATCCAGGCGACCGGGCGCCGCGTCGGCGAGCTGTCGGGCCTCGCGGGGATCGGTGAGAACCTGAGCCTGAGGACGGCCCTGCTGGACCCGCGCGGGCGCCGGGTCTCGCCCTCCCCCGGGACCGACGTCCTGAACGCCGGCCCGGAACTCGTCCGCGACGGACGGCTCCACATCACCCCCGCCGCCGACGGCATGGTGCGCCGGGACGACCCGAGCTTCTACTACGGCTGGGCGCACAAGCGCAATCCGCGCACGCTGGCCGGGGTGGACGCGGCCGGCCGCACCGTGCTGGTCACCGCCCACGGACGCAGCACCGACGCCCTCGGGCTCAGCATCGGCGAGAGCGCCGAGGTCGCCAAGACGCTCGGGCTGCGCGACGCGGTCAGCCTCGACGGCGGCGGCTCGACCACGATGGTGGTCGACGGCGCGGTGCTCACCGCGCCGTCCGACCCCACCGACGAACGCCCCGTCGGCGACGCCCTGCTGATCCTGCCCCGCAGGGACTGA
- the proB gene encoding glutamate 5-kinase — protein MGEARRIVVKVGSSSLTTAAGGLDADRVDALVDVLAKTRSGGEREVVLVSSGAIAAGLAPLGLRRRPRDLARQQAAASVGQGLLVARYTASFARYGVRVGQVLLTSDDMSRRAHHRNASRTLDKLLAMGALPVVNENDTVATDEIRFGDNDRLAALVAHLVHADLLVLLSDVDGVYDGDPSRPGTSRIAEVRGPEDLAHVEIGSAGKAGVGTGGMVTKVEAARIAAAAGIQVVLTSAVHAAEALGGGDTGTYFHPTGRRSADRLLWLQHASTPQGSLTLDDGAVRAVVQGRKSLLPAGIAGVEGDFSAGDPVELRDREGRAVARGLVNFDAKEIPLLVGRSTRELARELGPGYEREVVHRDDLVVLHP, from the coding sequence GTGGGCGAGGCGCGCAGGATCGTCGTCAAGGTCGGCTCCTCGTCGCTGACCACCGCGGCGGGCGGACTGGACGCCGACCGCGTGGACGCGCTCGTGGACGTCCTGGCCAAGACCAGGAGCGGCGGGGAGCGGGAGGTCGTCCTCGTCTCCTCGGGCGCCATCGCCGCCGGACTCGCCCCGCTGGGACTGCGCCGCCGCCCCCGCGACCTGGCCCGCCAGCAGGCCGCCGCCAGCGTCGGCCAGGGCCTCCTGGTCGCCCGCTACACCGCCTCCTTCGCCCGCTACGGCGTCCGCGTCGGCCAGGTGCTGCTGACCAGCGACGACATGAGCCGCCGCGCCCACCACCGCAACGCCTCCCGCACCCTGGACAAGCTGCTCGCGATGGGCGCCCTCCCGGTCGTCAACGAGAACGACACGGTGGCCACCGACGAGATCCGCTTCGGCGACAACGACCGCCTCGCCGCCCTCGTCGCCCACCTGGTCCACGCCGACCTGCTGGTGCTGCTGTCCGACGTGGACGGCGTCTACGACGGCGACCCGTCCCGCCCCGGCACCTCACGGATCGCCGAGGTCAGGGGCCCCGAGGACCTCGCCCACGTGGAGATCGGCAGCGCCGGCAAGGCGGGCGTCGGCACCGGCGGCATGGTCACCAAGGTCGAGGCCGCCCGGATCGCCGCCGCCGCAGGCATCCAGGTGGTGCTGACCAGCGCGGTCCACGCGGCCGAGGCGCTCGGCGGCGGCGACACCGGCACCTACTTCCACCCCACCGGACGCCGCTCCGCCGACCGGCTGCTGTGGCTCCAGCACGCCTCCACCCCGCAGGGCTCGCTCACCCTGGACGACGGCGCGGTGCGCGCGGTCGTCCAGGGCCGCAAGTCACTGCTGCCGGCCGGCATCGCGGGCGTCGAGGGCGACTTCAGCGCGGGCGACCCGGTGGAGCTGCGGGACCGGGAGGGACGCGCGGTGGCCCGCGGGCTCGTCAACTTCGACGCCAAGGAGATCCCCCTCCTGGTGGGCCGCTCCACCCGCGAACTCGCCCGGGAACTCGGCCCCGGGTACGAACGCGAGGTCGTACACAGGGACGATCTCGTGGTCCTGCATCCGTAA
- a CDS encoding glutamate-5-semialdehyde dehydrogenase, with translation MTTLSPFDSMSPVSQAAYRAKGAAATLAPLPRAAKDDALLAIADALEVRTSEIVEANAQDVAKAREAGTSEGMIDRLTLTPERVRAIAADVRDVAALPDPVGEVVRGSSLPNGIDLRQVRVPLGVVGIIYEGRPNVTVDAAALCLKSGNAVLLRGSSSAYRSNTALVRVLRDAVHGAGLPADAVQMVPGESRDSVRELMRARGLVDVLIPRGGASLINTVVQESTVPVIETGTGNCHVYVDARADIDMAVEILVNSKAQRVGVCNAAETLLVHQDIAAEFLPRALDALADAGVTVHADERVMAYAKDSRATVVEATTEDWETEYLSHDIAAAVVDSLDRAVEHIRLWTSGHTEAIVTSSQQAARRFTQLVDSTTVAVNASTRFTDGGQFGFGAEIGISTQKLHARGPMGLPELTSTKYIVTGDGHTRR, from the coding sequence ATGACCACGCTCTCGCCGTTCGACTCCATGTCCCCGGTCAGCCAGGCCGCCTACCGCGCCAAGGGCGCCGCCGCCACCCTCGCGCCGCTGCCGCGCGCCGCCAAGGACGACGCGCTGCTCGCCATCGCGGACGCGCTGGAGGTCCGCACGAGCGAGATCGTCGAGGCCAACGCACAGGACGTGGCGAAGGCGCGCGAGGCCGGCACCAGCGAGGGCATGATCGACCGGCTCACCCTCACCCCGGAGCGGGTCCGCGCCATCGCCGCCGACGTGCGCGACGTGGCCGCGCTGCCCGACCCGGTCGGCGAGGTCGTCCGCGGCTCGAGCCTGCCCAACGGCATCGACCTGCGCCAGGTCCGGGTGCCGCTCGGCGTCGTCGGCATCATCTACGAGGGCCGGCCCAACGTGACGGTCGACGCCGCCGCCCTCTGCCTGAAGTCGGGCAACGCGGTCCTGCTGCGCGGCTCCTCCTCCGCCTACCGCTCCAACACCGCGCTGGTGCGGGTGCTGCGCGACGCCGTGCACGGCGCGGGCCTGCCCGCCGACGCCGTCCAGATGGTCCCCGGGGAGAGCCGGGACAGCGTGCGCGAGCTGATGCGCGCCCGCGGCCTGGTCGACGTGCTGATCCCGCGCGGCGGCGCCTCGCTGATCAACACCGTCGTGCAGGAGTCCACCGTCCCCGTCATCGAGACCGGCACCGGCAACTGCCACGTCTACGTCGACGCCCGGGCCGACATCGACATGGCCGTCGAGATCCTGGTGAACTCCAAGGCGCAGCGGGTCGGCGTGTGCAACGCCGCCGAGACGCTGCTGGTGCACCAGGACATCGCCGCCGAGTTCCTGCCCCGCGCGCTGGACGCCCTCGCCGACGCCGGGGTCACCGTGCACGCCGACGAGCGCGTGATGGCGTACGCCAAGGACTCCCGCGCCACCGTCGTGGAGGCCACCACGGAGGACTGGGAGACCGAGTACCTCTCCCACGACATCGCCGCCGCCGTGGTCGACTCCCTGGACCGGGCGGTCGAGCACATCCGGCTGTGGACCTCCGGCCACACCGAGGCCATCGTCACCAGCTCCCAGCAGGCCGCCCGCCGGTTCACCCAGCTGGTGGACTCCACCACGGTCGCGGTGAACGCCTCCACCCGGTTCACCGACGGCGGCCAGTTCGGCTTCGGCGCGGAGATCGGCATCTCCACGCAGAAGCTGCACGCCCGCGGTCCGATGGGTCTGCCCGAGCTGACCAGCACGAAGTACATCGTCACCGGCGACGGCCACACCCGGCGCTGA
- a CDS encoding SDR family oxidoreductase: protein MHHDLAQQTALVTGATAGIGRATAQALAARGASIIVHGRNEQRATDTLQRIEALGAKARFEPADLTDPAQVTALADRAGEVDILVNNAGIFHFARTVDTTPATFDAHIAVNLRAPYLLVQALAPGMTERGHGAIINVSSGAADTPGLGSGIYGATKAALESLTRVWAAEYGPAGVRVNAVAAGPTRTEGTAAYGDAFESAGQAVALQRLADPEEIAGAIAFMASPDASYVNGATLSAMGGRPALG, encoded by the coding sequence ATGCACCACGACCTCGCTCAGCAGACCGCTCTGGTCACCGGCGCCACCGCCGGCATCGGACGGGCCACCGCTCAGGCTCTGGCCGCCCGCGGCGCCAGCATCATCGTCCACGGCCGCAACGAGCAGCGCGCCACCGACACCCTCCAGCGTATCGAAGCCCTCGGCGCCAAAGCCCGCTTCGAGCCCGCCGACCTGACTGATCCCGCACAGGTCACCGCCTTGGCCGACCGGGCCGGAGAAGTCGACATCCTGGTCAACAACGCGGGGATCTTCCACTTCGCCCGCACCGTCGACACCACCCCCGCCACCTTCGACGCCCACATCGCCGTCAACCTCCGCGCCCCCTACCTCCTCGTCCAGGCCCTCGCCCCCGGCATGACCGAACGCGGACACGGCGCCATCATCAACGTCAGCAGCGGCGCTGCCGACACCCCCGGCCTCGGCAGCGGCATCTACGGAGCCACCAAAGCCGCCCTGGAATCCCTCACCCGCGTCTGGGCCGCCGAGTACGGCCCCGCCGGAGTCCGCGTCAACGCCGTCGCCGCCGGTCCCACCCGCACGGAGGGCACCGCCGCCTACGGCGACGCCTTCGAATCCGCAGGACAGGCCGTCGCTCTCCAGCGCCTCGCCGACCCCGAGGAAATCGCCGGAGCCATCGCCTTCATGGCCTCCCCCGATGCCAGCTACGTCAACGGCGCCACACTCAGCGCGATGGGCGGCCGACCCGCCCTCGGCTGA
- a CDS encoding MFS transporter: MGFTPIQTGLALVPFTAGLIATSQLTPWLLPRLGERVIGSTGLAGLVLGIAWTALVAADADAHTSIVTVLLPSILLGAGAGATFAPATAMIMHQAPTEHIGAAASLTQGLQQLGGGMGLAVLAGVLSATGGLEGGLGAALPATAAFLLAGLLLFGLWARRIPAPDTPRMITPAPRPHPGELLMSDTDPRYEAAFWDQRYHQPNPLWSGQPNPALVEAASALVPGTALEAGCGEGADALWLAQAGWQVTGTDFSAQALARAADHTPAALAGRLTWQKADIRTWTPHDDGAPCYDLVTASFLHFPSPLRLAVFAALASRVARDGHLVIIGHHPSDLDTAMPRPPEPDIFYTADDLIDDLPAHA, from the coding sequence TTGGGCTTCACCCCGATCCAGACCGGCCTTGCCCTGGTGCCCTTCACCGCCGGCCTGATCGCCACCAGCCAGCTCACCCCCTGGCTGCTGCCGCGCCTGGGCGAGCGCGTCATCGGCAGCACGGGACTTGCCGGGCTGGTGCTGGGCATCGCCTGGACGGCGCTGGTGGCTGCCGACGCCGACGCGCACACCTCGATCGTCACCGTGCTGCTGCCCTCGATCCTGCTTGGCGCGGGCGCCGGCGCCACTTTCGCCCCCGCCACCGCCATGATCATGCACCAGGCCCCCACCGAGCACATCGGCGCCGCCGCCAGTCTCACCCAAGGCCTGCAGCAACTCGGCGGCGGCATGGGCCTGGCCGTCCTGGCCGGCGTGCTGTCCGCCACCGGCGGCCTGGAGGGCGGTCTGGGAGCGGCCCTGCCCGCGACCGCCGCCTTCCTCCTGGCCGGCCTGCTCCTGTTCGGTCTCTGGGCACGCCGCATCCCCGCCCCCGACACCCCCCGCATGATCACCCCAGCCCCCCGACCACACCCTGGAGAACTCCTGATGAGTGACACCGATCCGCGCTACGAAGCCGCGTTCTGGGACCAGCGCTACCACCAGCCCAACCCCTTGTGGAGCGGACAGCCCAACCCCGCTCTCGTCGAGGCGGCAAGCGCGCTCGTGCCGGGTACGGCGCTGGAGGCGGGATGCGGCGAGGGCGCCGACGCCCTCTGGCTGGCCCAGGCAGGCTGGCAGGTCACCGGCACCGACTTCTCCGCCCAGGCCCTCGCCCGCGCAGCCGACCACACCCCGGCCGCACTGGCCGGCCGCCTCACCTGGCAGAAGGCCGACATCCGCACCTGGACGCCCCACGATGACGGCGCCCCCTGCTACGACCTCGTCACCGCCTCCTTCCTCCACTTCCCCTCACCCCTGCGCCTCGCCGTCTTCGCCGCCCTCGCCTCACGAGTCGCCCGCGACGGACATCTGGTGATCATCGGCCACCACCCCAGCGACCTGGACACCGCCATGCCCCGCCCGCCCGAACCCGACATCTTCTACACCGCCGACGACCTCATCGACGACCTCCCCGCACACGCCTGA
- a CDS encoding XRE family transcriptional regulator, with translation MDDETQSTMAAVGPRLKGLRTQRNLSLTALAEATGISLSTLSRLESGQRRPTLELLLPLARELRVDIGQLIGAPQTGDPRLHLQPVTRHGMTMLPLTRRAGSLQAYKLIISPKMRSPEPEQASHEGYEWIYVLDGRLRLVLGDNDLIMGPGEAAEFDTRTPHWFGNADEHPVEILSLLGHQGERAHLRARTTPR, from the coding sequence ATGGATGACGAGACACAGTCGACGATGGCCGCGGTCGGCCCCCGCCTCAAAGGGCTGCGCACCCAGCGCAACCTCTCCCTGACAGCCCTCGCCGAAGCCACCGGCATATCCCTCAGCACGCTCTCGCGCCTGGAATCAGGCCAGCGCCGCCCCACCCTCGAACTGCTCCTGCCCCTGGCCCGGGAACTGCGCGTGGACATCGGCCAGCTCATCGGCGCCCCGCAGACGGGCGACCCCCGCCTGCACCTCCAGCCCGTCACCCGCCACGGCATGACCATGCTCCCGCTCACCCGACGGGCAGGCAGCCTGCAAGCCTACAAATTGATCATCTCGCCGAAGATGCGCTCGCCCGAACCCGAGCAGGCCAGCCACGAGGGCTACGAATGGATCTACGTCCTCGACGGCCGACTGCGCCTGGTCCTGGGCGACAACGACCTGATCATGGGCCCGGGCGAAGCCGCCGAATTCGACACCCGCACCCCCCACTGGTTCGGCAACGCCGACGAACACCCCGTCGAGATTCTCAGCCTCCTCGGCCACCAAGGAGAACGCGCACACCTCCGCGCCCGCACCACACCACGATGA
- a CDS encoding IS30 family transposase, whose translation MINAPPSDDHVIVEAQVRDYGFSPAQQDEIWRRWREGQSFSLIGRALGAPMQSARRFLHQSGGVRLAAQMRSERHLNGREREEISRGLAAGESARQLAKRLGRSPSTISREIARNGGRDRYRAASADAAAYERGRRPKQAKLAQRPALRALVEAKLALCWSPEQIAGWLRRQFPDDASMQISHEAIYLSLYDPRRRQAIDRSLTQRLRSGRPMRRPKIARRPTGRGVIRGMVSITARPAEVEDRKIPGHWEGDLVMGTRPSAVATLVERTSRYTAIVALPDGIKAEQVTPHLTRNLLGIPPQLRRTLTWDRGREIAEHQAITAETGMPIYLCKPRSPWQRGTNENTNRLLRQYLPKGADLRRFSQADLDAIAHELNHRPRKIHGYRTPAEVYADLLNSGDALTA comes from the coding sequence GTGATCAACGCACCACCCTCGGATGATCATGTGATCGTGGAGGCACAGGTGCGTGACTACGGGTTTTCGCCAGCTCAGCAGGACGAGATCTGGAGACGCTGGCGCGAGGGGCAGTCGTTCAGCTTGATCGGGCGGGCGCTCGGGGCGCCGATGCAGAGCGCCCGTCGGTTCCTGCACCAGAGCGGCGGCGTCCGCCTCGCCGCTCAGATGCGGTCAGAGCGGCATCTGAACGGCAGAGAGCGCGAGGAGATATCCCGCGGCCTCGCCGCCGGGGAATCGGCCCGGCAGCTGGCCAAGCGGCTAGGCCGATCTCCTTCGACCATCTCACGCGAGATCGCCCGCAACGGCGGCCGGGACCGCTACCGAGCCGCGTCGGCCGATGCGGCCGCCTACGAGCGCGGGCGCCGCCCCAAGCAGGCCAAACTCGCCCAGCGACCTGCTCTACGCGCCCTGGTGGAAGCCAAGCTCGCTCTGTGCTGGTCACCCGAGCAGATCGCAGGATGGCTGCGCCGGCAGTTTCCTGATGACGCCTCCATGCAGATCTCGCACGAAGCGATCTACCTCTCGCTCTACGACCCTCGCCGGCGCCAGGCGATCGACCGCAGCCTCACCCAGCGGCTGCGGTCAGGCAGGCCCATGCGCCGTCCGAAGATCGCCCGTCGGCCCACCGGGCGGGGCGTCATCCGCGGCATGGTGTCCATCACCGCCCGCCCCGCGGAGGTCGAGGACCGCAAGATCCCGGGCCACTGGGAGGGCGACCTCGTCATGGGTACCCGGCCCTCGGCCGTCGCCACGCTGGTCGAGCGCACCAGCCGTTACACGGCCATCGTCGCGCTGCCCGACGGCATCAAGGCCGAGCAAGTCACTCCGCATCTCACCAGGAATCTCCTCGGCATCCCGCCCCAGCTACGACGAACGCTCACCTGGGACCGAGGGCGCGAGATCGCCGAGCACCAGGCCATCACCGCCGAGACGGGGATGCCGATCTACCTCTGCAAGCCGCGCAGCCCGTGGCAGCGCGGCACCAACGAGAACACCAACCGGCTGCTTCGGCAGTACCTGCCCAAGGGCGCGGACCTTCGCAGGTTCAGCCAGGCCGACCTGGACGCCATCGCCCACGAGCTCAACCACCGCCCGCGCAAGATCCATGGCTACCGCACTCCGGCAGAGGTCTACGCTGACCTTCTGAACAGCGGTGATGCGCTGACCGCTTGA
- a CDS encoding M48 family metallopeptidase, with translation MSDGHQHHGHERVPGRQRRRFPGISSRAYEHPADRSALVALRKLSGFDTVFKALSGLLPERSLRLLFLSDSVRVSDRQFAHLNDMLRDACYILDLEKVPPMYVNQDPNPNAMCIGLDEPVIVVTTGLVELLDEEEMRAVVGHEVGHALSGHSVYRTVLLFLTSLAVRVAWIPLGNVAIMAIVTALREWFRKSELSADRAGLLVGQDLQASMRGLMKIAGGNHLHEMNVDAFLEQAEEYESGGDLRDSVLKILNVLPRSHPFTTVRAAELKKWAASREYQRIMDGHYPRREEDKDASVRDSWRESASAYAGEVRTSKDPLMKLVSDIAGGAGDLGDRVRRGFGGFTGPKPGPSSRPDPDDDRNPPRDEA, from the coding sequence ATGTCCGACGGCCACCAGCACCACGGGCACGAGAGGGTGCCCGGCAGGCAGCGCAGGCGCTTCCCCGGAATCTCCTCGCGTGCGTACGAACACCCCGCCGACCGTTCCGCGCTGGTGGCGCTGCGGAAGCTGAGCGGGTTCGACACGGTCTTCAAGGCGCTCAGCGGGCTGCTGCCCGAGCGCAGTCTGCGGCTGCTGTTCCTGTCCGACTCGGTACGGGTCTCGGACCGGCAGTTCGCCCACCTCAACGACATGCTGCGGGACGCCTGCTACATCCTGGACCTGGAGAAGGTCCCGCCGATGTACGTCAACCAGGACCCGAACCCCAACGCGATGTGCATCGGCCTCGACGAGCCGGTCATCGTGGTGACCACGGGTCTGGTGGAGCTGCTCGACGAGGAGGAGATGCGGGCGGTCGTCGGGCACGAGGTCGGGCACGCGCTGTCCGGTCACTCGGTGTACCGGACGGTCCTGCTGTTCCTGACGTCGCTCGCGGTCCGGGTGGCCTGGATCCCGCTGGGCAACGTGGCGATCATGGCGATCGTCACCGCGCTGCGGGAGTGGTTCCGCAAGTCGGAGCTGTCGGCGGACCGCGCGGGGCTGCTGGTCGGCCAGGACCTCCAGGCGTCGATGCGCGGCCTGATGAAGATCGCGGGCGGCAACCACCTGCACGAGATGAACGTGGACGCGTTCCTGGAGCAGGCCGAGGAGTACGAGTCGGGCGGGGACCTGCGCGACTCCGTGCTGAAGATCCTGAACGTGCTGCCGCGCTCGCACCCGTTCACCACGGTGCGGGCGGCCGAGCTGAAGAAGTGGGCGGCCTCCCGCGAGTACCAGCGGATCATGGACGGCCACTACCCGCGCCGCGAGGAGGACAAGGACGCGTCGGTGCGGGACTCCTGGCGGGAGTCGGCGAGCGCCTACGCCGGCGAGGTGCGGACCTCCAAGGACCCGCTGATGAAGCTGGTCAGCGACATCGCGGGCGGCGCGGGCGACCTGGGCGACCGGGTCCGCCGCGGCTTCGGCGGCTTCACCGGCCCGAAGCCGGGCCCGTCCTCCCGCCCGGACCCCGACGACGACCGGAACCCGCCGCGCGACGAGGCGTGA